In [Leptolyngbya] sp. PCC 7376, a genomic segment contains:
- a CDS encoding R3H domain-containing nucleic acid-binding protein: MSETKIQQGQQWLEELLQLIALPASVTPEVLPEAEGGDGFWLKINHEDLSEAQIMRVIGERGTTIDALQYLTNITLNHGIPREEQHPFTVDIGNYRQKRLSELEAIANEVAARVQDTGEEEAIENLSSAERRQMHTFFKEFGNLDTESRGQEPNRNLVVSLRP, translated from the coding sequence ATGAGTGAAACCAAAATCCAACAAGGTCAGCAATGGTTAGAGGAACTGCTCCAACTGATTGCTCTACCTGCTTCTGTAACACCTGAAGTCTTACCTGAGGCGGAAGGGGGCGACGGCTTCTGGCTAAAGATTAATCACGAAGATTTGTCTGAAGCGCAGATCATGCGTGTCATCGGTGAGCGCGGCACAACGATTGATGCGCTGCAATATCTCACGAATATTACGCTGAACCACGGTATTCCCAGAGAGGAACAACATCCCTTTACTGTGGATATCGGCAATTATCGTCAAAAGCGTTTGTCTGAACTAGAGGCGATCGCCAACGAAGTTGCTGCGAGAGTACAAGATACAGGAGAGGAAGAAGCCATTGAGAACTTGTCTTCTGCTGAACGCCGCCAAATGCACACCTTCTTTAAAGAATTTGGCAATCTAGATACCGAAAGTCGTGGTCAAGAACCTAATCGTAATTTAGTCGTGAGTTTACGCCCGTAG
- a CDS encoding lysylphosphatidylglycerol synthase domain-containing protein gives MPRETDSDLAPGRSPIFRRILSGLSLLVCVGAIATVYRGLQETDWPLVWANLNQISLRQLGFALIFVACSYGAIACYDVLAFRYLQKKLALRKILFAGLITYSISPNVGFAFLSGSVLRYRLYRQWWVSNVDIAKIIAFTNLSLWVGLIPMTGLVFVATNFELPETIATSFMLLTPTQFGVILLVMSALYLGVVGRIQKPIRWRKFSLEFPTWQLTIQQVGVFAFDWGFAALTLSFLLGHPLLFPTFFRVYVIAMVAGLMSTIPGGLGVFETVMVFFLEPNQTREDILAVLIVFRCLYYFLPFTLAVFALISFEVMQRLRKI, from the coding sequence ATGCCACGGGAAACTGACTCAGATTTAGCACCGGGGCGATCGCCAATTTTTCGGCGTATTTTGTCTGGTCTAAGTTTACTGGTTTGTGTTGGGGCAATCGCCACTGTTTATCGTGGTTTACAGGAGACCGATTGGCCTTTAGTCTGGGCAAATTTAAATCAGATTTCCCTGCGGCAATTAGGATTCGCGCTGATTTTTGTGGCGTGTAGTTACGGGGCGATCGCCTGTTATGACGTCCTTGCTTTTCGCTATCTTCAAAAGAAACTCGCTCTTCGGAAAATCTTATTTGCGGGTTTAATTACCTATTCGATTAGTCCGAATGTTGGGTTTGCATTTTTGTCAGGTAGTGTTTTGCGATATCGCCTATACCGTCAATGGTGGGTTTCGAATGTCGATATTGCCAAAATTATTGCTTTTACAAATTTAAGTCTGTGGGTTGGTCTCATTCCAATGACTGGCCTTGTTTTTGTCGCTACAAATTTTGAGCTACCCGAGACGATCGCCACATCATTTATGCTGCTCACCCCAACTCAGTTCGGCGTTATTTTATTGGTTATGAGTGCGTTATATCTTGGAGTTGTGGGGCGAATCCAGAAGCCAATACGATGGCGAAAATTCTCTCTAGAATTTCCGACTTGGCAACTTACTATCCAGCAAGTTGGTGTCTTTGCCTTTGATTGGGGATTTGCGGCGCTCACCTTATCTTTTTTGTTGGGGCATCCGCTGCTATTCCCAACATTTTTTAGAGTATATGTGATTGCAATGGTGGCAGGATTGATGAGTACGATTCCCGGTGGATTAGGAGTATTCGAGACGGTGATGGTCTTTTTTCTAGAGCCAAATCAAACAAGAGAAGATATTTTGGCTGTACTTATCGTTTTTCGCTGTCTCTATTATTTTTTACCCTTTACGCTGGCTGTCTTTGCCCTGATTAGCTTCGAGGTTATGCAACGGCTTCGTAAAATCTAA
- a CDS encoding cation-translocating P-type ATPase, which yields METRRFQITGMSCAACGQAVERVLNKTVGVTIAQVNFAAEQARVEFDETAINLDGLQRAVSDAGYEAIPLVEGDRQAQQQQREREQRRKLQDLTHKVWIAVGLSAVLVIGSLPMMLGMPIPFIAHWWHNPWLQWVLTTPIMFWAGQDFFVGAWQSLQKGRSDMNTLVALGTGVAYVYSAIATVFTSQLQGWQMPTDVYFESAAVIIALILLGRLLEQKARIKTAAAIKELMGLQVKTARLLRDGETKDISIEHVMVGDRLLIRPGEKIPVDGEVIEGHSTVDEAMVTGESIPVEKNIGERVIGATINKTGRLVIQATHVGKDTVLAQIIQLVEEAQGSKAPIQKLADQVIGWFVPTVLAIALLTFMVWVLLGNLSLAIVTCVSVLIIACPCALGLATPTSIMVGTGVGAKRGVLIKDAQSLEVAAALDIIVLDKTGTLTQGKPSITDCQSLIGQKRLWSLVASLEQSSEHPLAEPLFAYAQRQNYPFLPIDNFQAITGKGVQATIENSTIHIGTAKWFTELTIALPQKFRSQQAVWQRQGKTVIWVSENQEVVGVIGLADQLKSSSKKAVKRLKNQGLKVVLLTGDSRRTAEAIAAQVNIEKVYAEVRPSEKAAVIKSLQDQHHHPKVAMVGDGINDAPALAQADVGISIGTGTDVAIAASDLTLISGDLEGILTAIKLSRATLANIRQNLFFAFFYNTASIPIAAGVLSSFGILLNPIIAGGAMAMSSVSVVTNALRLQNIERKL from the coding sequence ATGGAAACGCGACGATTTCAAATTACAGGAATGAGTTGTGCGGCCTGTGGTCAGGCTGTTGAAAGGGTTTTGAATAAAACAGTTGGTGTCACTATTGCCCAAGTCAATTTTGCGGCAGAGCAGGCAAGGGTTGAGTTTGATGAAACGGCCATAAATTTAGATGGATTACAGCGGGCGGTTTCGGATGCCGGTTATGAAGCAATTCCTTTAGTAGAAGGCGATCGCCAAGCACAGCAGCAACAGCGGGAACGAGAACAGAGACGAAAACTTCAGGACTTAACGCATAAGGTTTGGATTGCAGTGGGTTTAAGTGCGGTTTTGGTCATTGGTAGTCTGCCGATGATGCTTGGTATGCCAATTCCGTTTATTGCCCATTGGTGGCACAATCCCTGGCTGCAATGGGTGTTAACAACACCGATTATGTTTTGGGCAGGGCAGGACTTTTTTGTTGGGGCATGGCAGAGTTTGCAGAAAGGCCGCTCTGATATGAATACGCTTGTGGCACTGGGCACGGGGGTGGCCTATGTTTATTCGGCGATCGCTACGGTTTTCACCTCGCAATTACAAGGCTGGCAAATGCCGACGGATGTCTACTTTGAAAGTGCAGCGGTGATTATTGCCTTGATTTTGTTGGGGCGACTATTAGAGCAAAAGGCACGCATAAAAACAGCGGCAGCAATTAAAGAACTGATGGGGTTACAGGTAAAAACAGCAAGACTTTTGCGAGATGGGGAAACCAAAGATATTTCGATTGAACACGTGATGGTTGGCGATCGCCTGTTAATTCGTCCTGGTGAAAAAATCCCTGTGGATGGAGAAGTGATTGAAGGGCATTCAACGGTAGATGAGGCGATGGTGACCGGAGAATCTATACCTGTTGAAAAAAATATTGGCGAGCGGGTGATCGGGGCGACCATCAATAAAACGGGGCGATTAGTAATTCAGGCGACCCATGTGGGGAAAGATACTGTGCTCGCGCAAATTATTCAGCTCGTAGAAGAAGCTCAAGGCAGTAAAGCACCAATTCAAAAATTAGCAGATCAGGTAATCGGTTGGTTTGTGCCGACTGTATTGGCGATCGCCCTGCTGACGTTTATGGTTTGGGTGCTGTTGGGAAATTTATCTCTCGCCATTGTGACCTGTGTAAGCGTCCTAATTATTGCCTGTCCCTGTGCGCTGGGGTTAGCGACACCCACTTCAATCATGGTCGGCACTGGAGTGGGTGCCAAGCGAGGTGTCCTAATCAAAGATGCCCAAAGCCTCGAAGTCGCCGCCGCATTAGACATTATTGTGCTCGATAAAACCGGAACATTAACTCAAGGTAAACCCAGCATTACCGATTGCCAAAGCTTAATTGGACAAAAACGTCTATGGTCACTGGTGGCTAGCCTAGAACAATCTTCGGAACACCCCCTAGCTGAACCTTTATTCGCCTATGCTCAGCGCCAAAATTATCCATTTTTACCCATCGATAATTTTCAAGCCATTACAGGAAAAGGGGTGCAGGCAACGATTGAAAATTCCACGATTCATATCGGTACAGCGAAATGGTTTACTGAATTGACGATCGCCTTACCGCAAAAATTTCGGAGCCAACAGGCAGTCTGGCAACGACAGGGGAAAACGGTGATTTGGGTGTCTGAAAATCAAGAGGTTGTTGGTGTTATTGGCCTCGCCGATCAACTTAAATCCAGTAGTAAAAAAGCTGTTAAACGCCTAAAAAATCAAGGCTTAAAGGTGGTGCTCTTAACCGGAGATTCTCGACGCACTGCCGAGGCGATCGCCGCCCAAGTCAATATCGAAAAAGTCTATGCTGAAGTACGCCCCAGCGAAAAAGCTGCTGTCATTAAATCCTTGCAAGACCAGCATCATCACCCAAAAGTTGCGATGGTCGGTGATGGTATTAATGATGCCCCAGCCCTTGCCCAGGCTGATGTAGGGATTTCCATTGGCACGGGTACCGATGTGGCGATCGCCGCGAGTGATTTGACTTTAATTTCAGGGGATTTAGAGGGGATTTTAACTGCGATTAAACTCAGTCGTGCGACCCTTGCTAATATTCGTCAAAATTTATTTTTCGCCTTCTTTTACAACACTGCGAGCATCCCGATTGCTGCTGGTGTGCTGAGTAGTTTTGGCATTCTATTAAATCCAATTATTGCTGGAGGAGCGATGGCAATGAGCTCAGTTTCTGTCGTGACCAATGCCCTAAGATTGCAAAATATTGAACGAAAACTTTAG
- the priA gene encoding primosomal protein N' — MVEAKPWVEVLVDSSYAQGLFTYAIPPGLTVNPGDIVTVNFGSQQLGAIAIRLLPHIPSSLDPERIKPIEGIVAQGFFSPNYWQLLLQVADYYQADTMAVIKAALPPGLLRRSQTRIRLRQTSFTTKERQALSPAATAILDRLEQGSAAGYTTKYLKRQIKAAQIGIQELRKYGLIEQYLQTPPSTKVQHRKSVSVLSHQSELSKRQQEILSVLQHHGGEMWLDELVAVGKTTAATLDKMEKVGAVAIATQEKLRLHKLANQDRDQIKSLTTSQKTALQQITQIDGYGEVLLHGVTGSGKTEVYLQAIAHILTQQKSALVLVPEIGLTPQLLDRFTARFGDKVLVYHSGLSAGERFDTWRQMLMPVSQIVIGTRSAIFAPLPNLGMIILDEEHDSSYKQDQKSPHYHARTIAQWRAHQEYCPLILGSATPSLDTWRQFQTTKLQHHYLSLPERIQARPLPPVEIVDMRQELRRKNFSLFSKTLRNALGELKETKGQGILFVARRGHSTFVSCRSCGYKMCCPYCDVTLSYHYVKEGSAQTLRCHYCNHSQLQPSHCPDCGSSLFKFFGNGTQKVIQSIRDEFPELRCLRFDSDTTRRKGAHRDLLGQFARGEADILLGTQMLTKGLDVAQVTLVGILAADGLLFQSDFRAAERTFQTLVQVAGRAGRGDRPGKVILQTYSPDDPVIQAVKDHNYKNFATQILAEREMLNYPPFGKLVLIRLTGENHDVVQKTTEAIAAACNKILDIDDELLGPVPANIARIANRWRWQVVLKFSPDKTKIPELRHLQELCPRQVGFSINVDPVYLD; from the coding sequence ATGGTTGAGGCAAAACCTTGGGTAGAAGTTTTAGTAGACTCTTCCTATGCACAAGGGTTATTTACTTATGCTATTCCGCCAGGATTAACAGTGAATCCGGGTGATATTGTGACGGTGAATTTTGGATCTCAGCAACTGGGAGCGATCGCCATTCGTCTGTTGCCGCATATCCCTTCCTCTCTTGATCCCGAACGAATTAAGCCTATCGAGGGGATCGTTGCTCAAGGTTTTTTTTCTCCGAATTATTGGCAGCTTTTGCTGCAGGTTGCAGACTACTATCAGGCAGACACCATGGCGGTGATTAAAGCAGCACTTCCTCCTGGCTTACTACGGCGATCTCAGACTCGGATCCGGCTAAGGCAAACAAGCTTTACAACAAAGGAACGTCAAGCGCTTTCACCAGCAGCGACCGCAATTTTAGACCGTTTGGAGCAGGGATCCGCAGCAGGCTACACGACAAAGTACCTCAAACGACAGATCAAAGCTGCCCAAATTGGTATTCAAGAGTTGCGAAAATACGGCTTGATCGAGCAATATTTGCAAACGCCACCATCGACAAAAGTGCAACACCGCAAGTCTGTCAGTGTCTTATCGCATCAATCGGAATTGAGTAAGCGTCAGCAGGAAATTTTGTCAGTGCTGCAACATCATGGTGGTGAAATGTGGCTAGATGAGTTGGTTGCGGTGGGAAAGACAACGGCTGCAACCCTCGACAAAATGGAAAAAGTTGGTGCTGTGGCGATCGCCACCCAAGAAAAATTACGCTTGCATAAATTAGCCAATCAAGATCGTGATCAGATTAAATCCCTAACGACCTCCCAGAAAACGGCTCTCCAACAAATTACTCAGATCGATGGTTATGGCGAAGTTCTCTTGCATGGTGTCACTGGCTCTGGCAAAACTGAAGTCTATCTTCAGGCGATCGCCCATATTTTGACGCAACAAAAATCAGCTCTGGTGCTCGTTCCTGAAATTGGGCTCACCCCACAATTGTTAGATCGCTTTACTGCCCGCTTTGGTGACAAAGTTTTGGTCTATCACAGTGGATTGTCGGCGGGAGAACGGTTTGATACGTGGCGGCAAATGTTAATGCCTGTCAGTCAAATCGTAATTGGGACGCGCTCTGCTATCTTTGCCCCCTTGCCGAATTTAGGAATGATTATCCTCGACGAAGAACATGACAGCAGCTACAAACAGGACCAAAAATCACCTCATTATCATGCCAGAACTATTGCCCAGTGGCGTGCCCACCAAGAATATTGTCCACTCATCTTGGGATCAGCAACCCCTTCTCTAGATACTTGGCGACAATTTCAAACGACCAAACTTCAACATCACTATTTGTCTTTGCCAGAACGGATTCAAGCGCGTCCTTTACCACCAGTCGAAATAGTCGATATGCGTCAGGAGTTACGTCGAAAAAATTTTTCATTATTTAGTAAAACCCTCCGCAATGCTTTAGGTGAATTAAAGGAAACAAAAGGTCAAGGAATTTTATTTGTGGCACGGCGAGGTCACAGTACATTTGTTTCTTGCCGGAGTTGTGGTTATAAAATGTGCTGCCCATATTGTGATGTGACGCTGTCCTACCACTATGTCAAAGAAGGGAGTGCTCAAACCCTGAGATGTCATTATTGCAACCATAGCCAACTGCAGCCTAGTCACTGTCCAGATTGTGGGTCGTCGTTGTTTAAATTTTTTGGCAATGGCACCCAAAAAGTTATCCAGTCCATCCGTGACGAATTTCCAGAGTTGCGATGTTTACGGTTTGATAGTGACACCACCAGACGTAAAGGTGCTCACCGGGATTTATTAGGACAATTTGCCCGGGGTGAGGCAGATATTTTGTTGGGCACGCAGATGTTAACGAAAGGTTTGGATGTGGCTCAAGTAACCCTTGTGGGAATTTTAGCGGCTGATGGTTTGTTATTTCAGAGTGATTTTCGGGCAGCAGAGAGAACCTTCCAAACTTTGGTGCAGGTGGCTGGACGAGCTGGTCGAGGCGATCGCCCTGGAAAAGTCATTTTGCAAACCTATTCACCGGACGATCCCGTCATTCAAGCGGTAAAAGACCATAATTATAAAAATTTCGCGACCCAGATTTTAGCCGAGCGGGAAATGCTGAATTATCCACCTTTCGGCAAACTTGTGCTTATTCGTCTCACTGGAGAAAATCATGACGTCGTTCAAAAAACTACCGAGGCGATCGCCGCAGCCTGCAACAAAATCCTTGATATCGATGATGAACTTTTGGGGCCAGTGCCTGCCAATATTGCCCGCATTGCCAACCGATGGCGCTGGCAAGTGGTTTTAAAATTCTCGCCTGATAAGACAAAGATCCCAGAGCTTAGACATTTGCAAGAACTCTGTCCGCGTCAGGTGGGTTTCTCAATTAATGTTGATCCTGTTTATCTTGACTAA
- a CDS encoding RNA polymerase sigma factor, RpoD/SigA family: protein MFDTTPPIDSVSDTLEVTQETSNDNELVELEAARKTVEAEYSDLDANASSLRSSRSRSEDTVGAFFKEMARYPLLKPDEEIQLAHSVKFLNDAEEKRLALTEELGRSPSKEEWAAVLKIATIRELNSQLYKGRVAKRKMIRSNLRLVVSIAKRYLNRGVPFLDLIQEGAIGLNRAAEKFDPNKGYKFSTYAYWWIRQAITRTIANDARTIRLPIHIVEKLNKLKKAQRTLKQKLQRNPSETELAQELDISADQLHHLLQLRRQSLSLNHRVGKGEDTELVDLLEDDGLQLPEERMSEAMMRQELWDVLGDVLTDREKEVIALRYGLSSEQPHTLEEVGGIFNLSRERVRQIQSKAMRKLRRPQVARKLKSWLY, encoded by the coding sequence ATGTTCGATACAACTCCCCCAATAGATTCCGTCTCAGACACCTTGGAAGTTACCCAAGAAACTTCTAATGACAATGAACTAGTAGAGCTCGAGGCTGCTAGGAAAACAGTTGAAGCTGAATATTCTGATCTTGATGCCAACGCAAGTAGCCTTAGGTCTTCTCGCAGTAGGAGTGAGGATACGGTTGGTGCATTCTTTAAAGAAATGGCGCGGTACCCACTACTCAAGCCTGATGAAGAGATTCAGTTGGCCCATAGCGTTAAGTTCCTCAATGATGCTGAAGAAAAGCGTTTAGCTCTTACTGAAGAGCTTGGGCGATCGCCTTCGAAAGAAGAGTGGGCAGCCGTTCTAAAAATAGCAACCATTAGAGAGCTAAATTCTCAGCTTTATAAAGGGCGTGTTGCGAAGCGTAAGATGATTCGCTCCAACTTGCGTTTGGTTGTGTCCATTGCAAAGCGTTATCTCAACCGTGGCGTACCTTTCCTCGATTTGATTCAAGAAGGGGCGATCGGTCTTAACCGTGCAGCTGAGAAATTTGACCCCAACAAAGGTTACAAGTTCTCAACCTATGCTTACTGGTGGATTCGTCAAGCGATCACTCGCACCATTGCCAATGATGCTCGCACCATTCGTTTGCCCATTCACATTGTTGAAAAGCTCAACAAACTGAAGAAAGCACAACGTACCCTCAAGCAAAAGCTCCAGCGCAACCCCAGCGAAACGGAACTTGCTCAAGAGCTCGATATCTCTGCGGATCAGCTCCATCACCTCCTACAGTTACGTCGTCAGTCTCTCTCCCTTAACCACCGTGTCGGTAAAGGCGAAGACACAGAACTTGTCGATCTGCTGGAAGATGATGGTCTCCAGCTTCCCGAAGAGCGCATGAGTGAAGCAATGATGCGCCAAGAGCTTTGGGATGTCCTCGGTGATGTGTTGACCGACCGTGAGAAGGAAGTGATTGCCCTTAGGTATGGCTTGTCTTCTGAGCAGCCCCATACCCTTGAGGAAGTGGGTGGTATCTTCAATCTTTCCCGCGAGCGTGTTCGACAAATCCAGAGCAAGGCGATGCGTAAACTCCGTCGTCCTCAGGTTGCTCGCAAGCTCAAAAGCTGGTTGTACTAA
- a CDS encoding SH3 domain-containing protein has product MSISGFFQFIFGFILGVLLLVAGSVGAAYYIFNRMASAPPKPVFSETIEAPVEETPAETEAPVEETAAAEAEEETEAVEEAEAEEEDDVPEGAFNARVTWSSGLSLRDEPNVNASRIGGVDYNEELLVIGESDDKVWQKVRTQGGQEAWVKAGNVEKIN; this is encoded by the coding sequence ATGAGTATTTCTGGATTTTTTCAATTCATTTTTGGGTTTATTTTGGGTGTTTTATTGCTAGTCGCGGGCAGTGTCGGCGCAGCATATTACATCTTTAATCGCATGGCTTCTGCGCCACCAAAACCGGTTTTCTCTGAAACCATCGAGGCTCCAGTGGAGGAAACACCTGCTGAAACTGAAGCACCTGTAGAGGAGACCGCAGCGGCAGAAGCTGAGGAAGAAACGGAAGCAGTAGAGGAAGCTGAAGCTGAAGAAGAGGATGATGTTCCTGAAGGAGCTTTCAATGCTCGGGTAACTTGGTCTAGTGGCTTAAGTTTGCGGGATGAGCCGAATGTAAATGCGTCACGTATTGGCGGTGTTGATTACAACGAAGAGCTTTTAGTCATCGGTGAAAGTGATGATAAGGTCTGGCAAAAAGTCCGTACTCAAGGTGGTCAAGAGGCTTGGGTAAAGGCAGGTAACGTCGAGAAAATCAATTAA
- a CDS encoding AAA family ATPase, protein MTFREEFVLLLRACYPLLYVPTLEEERVEMAIAECVKTFPNRTVYTWDFVDGYQDNPNCMGVGQRNPLQALEFIEKLPSNVGGVFILRDFQRFLEDISIARKLRNLARRLKSEPKNIAIIAPDINIPADLRETLTIVRFPLPEATEIRAEIIRLLQSIGQNLSVTLIDELVRAAQGLSLERIRRVLTQILAGGTEITTEDVELILAEKRQSIQQTQILDFYPAKEEITDIGGLDNLKEWLLRRGGAFSPKAREYGLPYPRGLMLVGIQGTGKSLTAKAIAHHWHLPLLRLDVGRLFAGLVGESESRTRQMIELAEALSPCILWIDEIDKAFAGTDSKGDGGTTSRVFGTFITWLAEKQSPVFVVATANQIHQLPPEMLRKGRFDEIFFVGLPNQTEREAIFNVHLTRLRPHNLKSYDIKRLAYETPDFSGAEIEQTLIEAMHLGFSQERDFTTDDVLEAASQIIPLARTAKEQIEFLQNWVASGKARLASRQSFLSS, encoded by the coding sequence ATGACCTTTCGTGAAGAATTCGTACTGCTCCTGAGAGCTTGCTATCCATTACTCTATGTGCCGACCTTAGAGGAAGAACGGGTTGAAATGGCGATCGCCGAATGCGTCAAAACTTTCCCGAATCGCACGGTGTACACATGGGATTTTGTGGATGGTTATCAGGACAATCCGAATTGTATGGGAGTCGGTCAGCGCAATCCGTTGCAAGCTCTGGAATTTATCGAGAAACTACCCAGTAATGTTGGTGGGGTTTTTATCCTGCGGGATTTTCAGCGATTTTTAGAAGATATTTCCATTGCCCGTAAATTGCGGAATTTAGCCCGTCGCCTTAAATCAGAACCCAAAAATATTGCCATTATTGCCCCTGATATCAATATTCCGGCAGATCTGCGGGAGACGCTAACAATTGTTAGATTTCCTTTGCCTGAGGCCACTGAAATTCGCGCGGAAATTATACGACTATTGCAATCGATTGGTCAGAATTTAAGCGTCACATTAATCGATGAATTGGTCAGAGCAGCGCAAGGTTTATCGCTAGAGCGGATTCGGCGGGTTTTGACACAAATTTTGGCAGGGGGAACAGAGATTACGACAGAAGATGTCGAATTGATTTTGGCGGAAAAACGTCAATCGATTCAGCAAACACAAATTTTAGATTTTTATCCAGCAAAGGAAGAGATTACGGATATTGGTGGTCTCGATAATCTCAAGGAATGGTTATTGCGACGGGGTGGTGCATTTAGTCCGAAAGCACGTGAATATGGTCTGCCTTATCCCCGTGGTTTGATGCTTGTCGGGATTCAAGGTACGGGAAAGTCTCTCACGGCTAAGGCGATCGCCCACCATTGGCATTTACCGTTATTACGTCTCGATGTGGGGCGGTTATTTGCGGGATTGGTCGGTGAATCGGAATCTCGAACTCGGCAAATGATTGAGCTGGCAGAAGCGTTATCTCCCTGTATTCTCTGGATCGACGAAATTGATAAAGCCTTCGCTGGGACGGATAGCAAAGGAGATGGCGGTACAACCAGCCGCGTTTTTGGGACGTTTATTACTTGGCTTGCGGAAAAACAAAGTCCAGTATTTGTAGTGGCGACAGCGAACCAAATTCATCAACTCCCGCCAGAAATGCTGCGGAAAGGACGTTTTGATGAAATCTTTTTTGTGGGATTACCCAATCAAACAGAACGAGAAGCTATTTTTAATGTCCATCTAACGCGGCTACGCCCCCACAATCTAAAAAGCTACGATATTAAGCGATTGGCTTATGAAACACCTGATTTCTCGGGCGCGGAAATTGAGCAAACATTAATCGAAGCCATGCACCTCGGATTCAGTCAGGAGCGTGATTTTACAACGGATGATGTGCTTGAGGCAGCGAGCCAAATTATTCCTCTTGCTCGGACGGCGAAGGAGCAAATCGAATTTTTGCAGAACTGGGTTGCCTCCGGAAAAGCGCGCCTTGCATCCCGCCAAAGTTTCTTGTCTTCGTAG
- a CDS encoding DUF177 domain-containing protein — MEPIFIPRLLKAPQQQEVLTVDENLADLETLTPVRGSVTVAHRQNYLEISAQATAIVTLACDRCLQNYNTRLQVETVELIWLHSPNEMEVIPSEREVSLDDLEESVDPHGYFNPETWLYEQFCLEMPLRKVCDPENCAGADTTENDATPQVDARWAKLADLKQQLSS; from the coding sequence ATGGAACCCATATTTATTCCTCGTTTATTAAAAGCCCCCCAACAGCAAGAAGTTTTAACGGTAGACGAAAATCTTGCTGATTTAGAGACCCTTACACCTGTGCGCGGTTCTGTGACCGTTGCTCACCGCCAAAACTATTTAGAAATATCTGCCCAAGCAACTGCCATTGTGACTTTGGCATGCGACCGTTGTTTACAGAATTACAATACTCGCCTGCAAGTTGAAACCGTTGAGTTGATTTGGTTGCATAGTCCCAATGAGATGGAAGTGATCCCCAGTGAACGAGAAGTGAGTCTTGATGACTTAGAAGAATCAGTTGATCCCCATGGCTATTTCAATCCAGAAACTTGGCTCTATGAGCAATTTTGTTTGGAAATGCCATTGCGTAAAGTTTGTGACCCAGAAAATTGTGCTGGGGCTGATACGACAGAGAATGACGCAACGCCACAAGTTGATGCGCGTTGGGCAAAGCTGGCTGATCTGAAACAACAGCTTTCATCCTAA